In Corvus cornix cornix isolate S_Up_H32 chromosome 28, ASM73873v5, whole genome shotgun sequence, one genomic interval encodes:
- the PLEKHJ1 gene encoding pleckstrin homology domain-containing family J member 1, giving the protein MGRGGPAMRYNERELLSLARQPAEKAAEIRMRVPKKGSVLKKRLVKLVVNFLFYFRTDEAEPIGALLLERCKITKEEENVFSISFIEEPERKYCFECATEEQCQEWVEALKRASYEFLRRSLIFYRNEIQKMTGKDPLEQYGISEEARFQLGAHRQ; this is encoded by the exons aTGGGCCGGGGCGGGCCCGCCATGCGCTACAACGAGCgggagctgctgtccctggcccgGCAGCCCGCCGAGAAAGCGGCCGAGATCCGCATGAGGGTCCCCAAGAAGGGCAGCG tgctgaagaAGCGCCTGGTGAAGCTCGTGGTGAACTTTCTCTTCTACTTCCGGACCGATGAGGCCGAG cccattggagctctgctgctggagcgCTGCAAGATCACCAAAGAGGAGGAGAACGTCTTCTCCATCA GTTTCATCGAGGAGCCAGAGAGGAAATACTGCTTCGAGTGTGCCACGGAGGAGCAGTGCCAGGAGTGGGTCGAGGCACTCAAGAGAGCCAG CTACGAGTTCCTGAGGAGAAGCCTCATTTTCTACCGGAACGAGATCCAGAAGATGACAGGGAAG gaccCCCTGGAGCAGTATGGAATCTCCGAGGAAGCTCGTTTCCAGCTGGGAGCACACAGGCAGTAA